CTGAATCGGCCTTCCATGCTGACGCTGGGCCTGATGTCCGGCACCTCGACCGACGGGGTGGACGGCGCCTTGGTCGACTGGCATCCCGGCGGCATGCCAGGTTGGGGTCGCGTTCTGGCTTGCGCGCACCGGCCGCTGCCGGCCCCGCTGCGGGCCGAGCTGCTGGCCCTGAACCATCCGGGGCATGACGAACTGCACCGCGCCAGCCTTGCCGCCCAGGGCTTGATGGCCGTCTGCGCCGAGGTGGTTGAGGCCGTGCTGGCCGCCTCCGGCCAGGCTGCGGCGGCCATCGCCGCGCTGGGCTTGCACGGCCAGACGGTGCGGCACCGGCCGGATCCGGCCGACGGCGGCTACACCCTGCAACTGGCCGCGCCAGCCCGCCTGGCCGAGCGCTGCGGCATCGCGGTGATCGCCGATTTCCGCAGTCGCGACATCGCCGCCGGAGGCCAAGGCGCACCGCTGGTGCCGGCCTTCCATCAAGCCCTGTGGGCCCAGCCCGGGCAGGATGTGGCGGTGCTGAACCTCGGCGGCATCGCCAACCTCAGCCTGCTGCCCGCGCAGGGCGCGGTGACCGGCTTCGACACCGGACCGGCCAATGTGCTGATGGACCTCTGGATCGCCCGCCAGCGCGGCCTGGCCCACGATGCCGACGGTGCCTGGGCCGCCAGCGGCCGGGTGCTGCCCGCCCTGCTGGCCCGCGGCCTGGCCGATCCCTACTTCGCCCGGCCCGCGCCCAAGAGCACCGGCCGCGACCACTTCCATGCCGACTGGCTGGCCCGCTGGCTGGACGGCGACGGTGCAGCCGCCCCGGAAGACGTGCAGGCCACCCTGCTTGCGCTGACGGTGCAGTCCATCGCCCAGGCCCTGCAGGCCTGGCGGCCCGGCGCGGCGCCCGGTGGCGCGCCACGGCCGCTGATCGTCTGCGGCGGCGGGGCCTTCAACGGCGCGCTGCTGCGCGGCCTGCAAGCCGCCCTGCCCGACTGGGCGGTGGCGAGCAGCGCCGCGCACGGCCTGCCGCCGCAGTGGGTCGAGGCCACCGCCTTCGCCTGGCTGGCTCGGGCCCACTTGCTGGGCGAGCCCGGCAACCTGCCGGCCGTCACCGGCGCACGCGGGCCGCGCATCCTTGGCGCCTGCTACCCGGTCTGATCGGGCCCTCGGCGCGGCGGCCGCCCATGAAAAAAGCGCCCGGGGCCGAAGCCCGGGGCGCTTGTCGGACGGGCCGGATCCGCGCAGCGGCCCGGCCGGTCGGCGGAAGGCTCAGACCGAGAAGGACGAGCCGCAACCGCAGGTGGTGGTGGCGTTCGGGTTCTTGATCACGAACTGCGCGCCTTCCAGGTCGTCCTTGTAGTCGATCTCGGCGCCGGCCAAGTACTGCAGGCTCATGGCGTCGATCAGCAGGGTGACGCCGTTCTTCTCCATCGAGGTGTCGTCCTCGTTGACGATCTCGTCGAAGGTGAAGCCGTACTGGAAGCCCGAGCAGCCGCCGCCTTGCACGAAGACGCGCAGCTTCAGCTCGGGGTTGCCCTCCTCGTCGACGAGTTGCTTGACCTTGTCGGCCGCGCTGTCGGTGAAGACGATCGGCGCCGGCGGGGCGCTGGGCAGGATGCTGGGGCTGGTGCTGGTTTCGGCCAGGGCGCTCATGGGATTCCTCCTCGGGAAGCGGGTTGCGGTCCAAGCCGCGGTGAGGCGTATTGTGGACCCGGAAACAGACAAGCCGCCCGGGGGCGGCTTGTCGTGGGGACGGGCATGAGGACTTGGCCGGGCCAGGTCCTCCACCCATCGGCCGGGATCAGCGCTTGCTGAACTGCTTGGCGCGACGGGCGCCGTGCAGACCGACCTTCTTCCGCTCGACTTCGCGGGCGTCGCGGGTGACGAAGCCCGCGCGGCTCAGTTCGGGCTTGAGGGCCGAGTCGTAGTCGATCAGGGCGCGGGTCAGGCCGTGACGCACAGCGCCTGCCTGGCCAGATTCGCCGCCGCCGTGGACATTGACCTTGATGTCGAAGGCTTCGCCGTTGTTCGTCAGCAGCAGGGGCTGCTTGACGATCATGATCGAGGTCTGGCGGCCGAAGTACTGCTCGACCGGCTTGCCATTGACCGTGATCTGGCCGGTGCCCTTCTTGATGAAGACCCGCGCCACCGAAGACTTGCGACGGCCGGTGCCGTAATTCCAATTGCCGATCATCGCCGCTCCTTAGATCTCAAGCGTCTTGGGCTGCTGGGCGGTGTGCGGGTGCGAGGCACCGGCATACACCTTCAGCTTCTTGACCATCGCGTAACCGAGCGGGCCCTTGGGCAGCATGCCCTTGACGGCCTTTTCGAGTGCGCGGCCCGGATGCTTGGCCTGCATGTCCTTGAACTTCGTGGCGTAGATGCCGCCGGGGAAGCCCGAGTGACGGTAGTAGATCTTGTCGTTGGCCTTGTTGCCGGTGACCCGGAGCTTGTCGGCGTTGACGATGACGATGAAATCGCCGGTATCGACGTGAGGCGTGTAGATGGGCTTGTGCTTGCCACGCAGACGGAGAGCGACTTCGCTGGCCACTCGTCCGAGCACCTTATCGGTGGCATCAATCACAAACCACTCGTGCGTCACATCAGCCGGTTTGGCGCTGAAGGTCTTCATGACGAATCCAAGAGTGGAAACTGGGCTGGAATCCGGCGCGGTCGGTGCCCCTTGTGGTGCCGCGGATGCGGCGGGGGGCCTCTTAGGCGCCGCGTGGCCTTGACCCGAAGGCGCCGCGCTCCTTTGCGCAGGCCCCAGAACCGCGGACACGTCTTCCTGCAGCCAAAAAACAGGAAGCCTGCGAGTGTAGCCGGAAAGCGCTGCACCTCTGCGATCTCATCGAGACCAAGCCAAGTGGCTGCGTTGACGGTGCGGTTTCGGGTTTACCCTTAGTATGGGCCATGAACCCCGAGCGAGCGATCCCGACCGATCCCGTGCTGCTGCGCGAGCCCAGCCCCCTGCCCCCCGCGCAGCGCACCGGCGCGCTGCGGCGCTGGGTGCCGATCCGCTCGCTGACGGCACAGGACCGCAAGGCGCTCGCCACGCATCTGCTGGCCCTGGATGCCGACGACCGCTACCTGCGCTTTGGCCAGGCCCTGTCGGATGCGCAGATCCTGCATCAGGTCGAGGCCATGGATTTCGGCCGCGACGAGGTCTTCGGCATCGTCAACCGCCGCCTGCAACTCATCGCAACCGCCCACCTAGCCTATGCACCCGAGGCGGAACGCATCGGCCGGCTGGCGATGGCCGAGTTCGGCGTCTCGGTGCTGCCCCGGGTGCGCGGCCGCGGCTACGGGGAGCGGCTCTTCGACCATGCCGTCATGCATGCCCGCAACCGCGGCATCGCGACCCTCTACATCCATGCCCTCAGCGACAACCGCGTGATGCTGCACATCGCCCGCAAGGCAGGCGCCATCCTGGAGCGCGAGGGCAACGAATCCGAAGCCTGGCTGCGCCTGCCGCCCGACACCCTGGCCAGCCGCTTCGAGGAACTGGTCGAGACGCATGCGGCCGCCTTCGACTACCACCTCAAGCAACAGGCCCAGCGCGTGGGCGAGCTGATCGAGGTCGTCGGCGAAGTGCGCGAGCACCTGCGGCGCGAGGGCGGCGGCAGCGCACAGCAGTGAGGCCGCGGCCCGCCCGCATGCGACCATCCCCCGATGGCCGCTGACGCACACCCCGCCCCCGAGGCCCCCTATGCGGAGCTGACGCCGCACCGCATCCTCGACCGGCTGGAAGACCTCGGCCTGTTCGGCGACGGCCGCCTGCTGCAACTCAACAGCTACGAGAACCGCGTCGTCCAGGCGGGGCTGGAGGACGGCGGCTTCGTCGTGCTGAAGTTCTACCGCCCGGGCCGCTGGACCGAGGCGCAGATCCTGGAAGAGCACAGCTTCGCAGCCGAACTGGCCGCGGCGGAGGTGCCAGTGATCGCGCCGCTGGTGCTGCAGCCGGTGGACGGCGCAAGGCTGCGCGACGAAGCGCCGCCGCTCGAACACCTGGGCCGCCCTGCGACCCTGGCCCGGCGCGGCGCGCTGCGCTGGGCCGTCAGCCCGCGCGCCGGCGGCCGCACGCCCGAGCTGGACGACCCCGAGGTGCTGCTGCGCATCGGCCACTGCCTGGGCCGCATGCATGCCGTCGGCCGGCGCCAGCCCTTCGCGCACCGGCCGCGGCTGGACCTGGCCCGGCTCGGCGAACAAGCCCGCGCGACCGTGCTGGCCAGCCCGCACCTGCCGCTGGACCTGGCCGGCCGCTGGCGCGACACGGTCGATGCCC
This window of the Piscinibacter lacus genome carries:
- a CDS encoding anhydro-N-acetylmuramic acid kinase, translated to MLTLGLMSGTSTDGVDGALVDWHPGGMPGWGRVLACAHRPLPAPLRAELLALNHPGHDELHRASLAAQGLMAVCAEVVEAVLAASGQAAAAIAALGLHGQTVRHRPDPADGGYTLQLAAPARLAERCGIAVIADFRSRDIAAGGQGAPLVPAFHQALWAQPGQDVAVLNLGGIANLSLLPAQGAVTGFDTGPANVLMDLWIARQRGLAHDADGAWAASGRVLPALLARGLADPYFARPAPKSTGRDHFHADWLARWLDGDGAAAPEDVQATLLALTVQSIAQALQAWRPGAAPGGAPRPLIVCGGGAFNGALLRGLQAALPDWAVASSAAHGLPPQWVEATAFAWLARAHLLGEPGNLPAVTGARGPRILGACYPV
- the erpA gene encoding iron-sulfur cluster insertion protein ErpA codes for the protein MSALAETSTSPSILPSAPPAPIVFTDSAADKVKQLVDEEGNPELKLRVFVQGGGCSGFQYGFTFDEIVNEDDTSMEKNGVTLLIDAMSLQYLAGAEIDYKDDLEGAQFVIKNPNATTTCGCGSSFSV
- the rpsI gene encoding 30S ribosomal protein S9, yielding MIGNWNYGTGRRKSSVARVFIKKGTGQITVNGKPVEQYFGRQTSIMIVKQPLLLTNNGEAFDIKVNVHGGGESGQAGAVRHGLTRALIDYDSALKPELSRAGFVTRDAREVERKKVGLHGARRAKQFSKR
- the rplM gene encoding 50S ribosomal protein L13, which produces MKTFSAKPADVTHEWFVIDATDKVLGRVASEVALRLRGKHKPIYTPHVDTGDFIVIVNADKLRVTGNKANDKIYYRHSGFPGGIYATKFKDMQAKHPGRALEKAVKGMLPKGPLGYAMVKKLKVYAGASHPHTAQQPKTLEI
- a CDS encoding GNAT family N-acetyltransferase — encoded protein: MNPERAIPTDPVLLREPSPLPPAQRTGALRRWVPIRSLTAQDRKALATHLLALDADDRYLRFGQALSDAQILHQVEAMDFGRDEVFGIVNRRLQLIATAHLAYAPEAERIGRLAMAEFGVSVLPRVRGRGYGERLFDHAVMHARNRGIATLYIHALSDNRVMLHIARKAGAILEREGNESEAWLRLPPDTLASRFEELVETHAAAFDYHLKQQAQRVGELIEVVGEVREHLRREGGGSAQQ
- a CDS encoding serine/threonine protein kinase, translated to MAADAHPAPEAPYAELTPHRILDRLEDLGLFGDGRLLQLNSYENRVVQAGLEDGGFVVLKFYRPGRWTEAQILEEHSFAAELAAAEVPVIAPLVLQPVDGARLRDEAPPLEHLGRPATLARRGALRWAVSPRAGGRTPELDDPEVLLRIGHCLGRMHAVGRRQPFAHRPRLDLARLGEQARATVLASPHLPLDLAGRWRDTVDALLDRVRERFAAQPGLRWLRAHGDCHPGNLLWTEAGGPHFVDLDDCGTAPAVQDLWMLLPGDEAGSRQALAALLEGYEAFCDFDPAERRLIEPLRSLRLIHHSAWLAQRWADPAFPAAFPWFDSPSYWAQQTVQLQEQIERLDEGR